The sequence CACGCAGGAGAAGAAGGACGCGGTTTTGCCGTAGTTGCCGAGGAAGTGCGATCGCTAGCTCGTCAGTCGGCGGAAGCTACAGCAGAAATTGAAGCTTTGGTGGCAGAAATTCAGCTAGAAACCAAGGAAGTAGTTGCAGCCATGGAGGCAGGGACAGAGCAGGTAGTGGCGGGAACCAAACTGGTTGATAAAACTCGCATTTCCCTGACACAGATTGGTGATGTTAGTCAAGAAATTAATCAGCTAGTAGCAGAAATTGCCGCAGCTACCGTAGAACAGTCTCAAGATTCGGAAGTAGTGACCAAAACCATGTTGGAAGTTGCTGAAATTTCCAATCAAACTGCGACTGAAGCGATCGCCGTCTCGGCATCGTTCCAAGATCTGCTGATCGTAGCTCAACAGCTAGAAAATAGTGTGGCTAAATTCAAAGTCAGCTAACTAAATTATTGAAATTTAAATCTATTCATAATTTTATTGAGATTGCTATGAATTTTGCGCATAATCGTCACCTAGAAAAAGCGACTGACTATCTAATTCAAGATGATTCCACCTCTGGATTATGGTGGCAACGGCAAAGTCTGCGCTTTAAAACCACGGTATTAGCGATCGCCATCGGTACAATACCCACCTTGGCAGTTAGTTGGGTGGCATATTATTTTGCTGTCGATTCCCTCACCCAACAGACAAGTAACCTGAGCAAAACTTTGGTCGGGGATCTCCAAGAGCAAGTCAATATTTTTATCGGCGATCGCTTGGTCGATCTTCAGGTGATGGCAAGCTTAGATATCTTTACCAATCCTCAGTTAAGCAAACAGGCGACTAGAGCGGAGAAATCTGCTGCTCTTATGCGTATTCAAGATGCCTCTAAAATCTATGACAGTATTGCCGTATTTGACATCCAGGGTAATGTCATCGCTCAAACTAAAGGTGCAGCTTTAAATAACCACCTTGACCGTAATTACGTGCAGGATGCTTTAAAATCTCAAAAAGCAGTTATTAGTCAACCTCAGATCTCTGAGGGTTCGGGGGTTTTGAGTATTTATGGAGCAACACCGATTAAAGAGCGCTCCACGGGAAAAACGATTGGTTTTGTACAGGCAAGAATTCCTGTAAAAATCTTCACTAAATTGCTGCAAAACTTTACTACTGAAGATAGTCAGTATTATTTGCTCAATAACCAAGGAATTTTTTGGGGTTCGACTGGAGAATATGCCCTCACAATCTCAAGTAACGGCTCGTCAGTAGCGAATAAGTCCTCTAACTCTGAAGCAATCACAGCCCAGGATATTTTCTTAGATGCAGACAAACTACTTACCAGTAATACTTTAAGCACTGGCATTGCCACCAATATTCAAACCAATTCTCAGCAGTTGCTGGCTTATGCTCCAGCTAAAACTGTAGTAGGACTCCCTCAGCTCAATTGGCAGGCGATTGTAGCTACAGACACAGCTATGGTTTATGCTCCTCAAAGAAAACTGAGATTATTGTTGGTGCTGGGTTCAACAATAGTGGCGATCGGAGTTGGCGCGATCGCCTATGCTTGGGTAAATCGATTGTTGCGCCCAATTCTCCAGGCTGCTCAAGCCGTGCAAAAGATTGGTCAGGGGGAGTTTTCGACTCGACTAGCAATTGCGGGAACCGATGAAATTGCCCAGTTGGGTAGCGATATCAATCGTCTGGCAGTTCAGTTAACTGATTTTACGCAGGTTCAGACTAGACTGACTCAACACTCAGCCAGTATTAAGGATATTGTTCTGCAATTAACTCGCGCTAAGAATTGGCTAGAAATTTTAGATGCGGTGGTGCAGAAAAGTTATCAAACTTTTAATGCAGAACGAGTTGTTTACTATCAATTTGATTCCCAGTCGGCAATAGCAGTAGCAGAATGTGCTGCTCAAGGTACTCGCATCATCCACAATAGTAATTTGAGTTCTGAACTAGTAGCGGAATATCTAGCTCAACCATATTTGCCTCAGATCGAAGTGATCGATGATCTAACCCAGACAAAATTAACCCCAGCCAAACAAGAGTATCTAGAATCTTTAGAAGTAAAATCTTGTTTAATTGCCCCGATCATCATTGACAATCAATTAAATGGATTATTGATGGTTCATCAATCAACTACTCTTTTTCCCTGGATGAATGAGGAACAAGAATTTTTAATCCAAGTTGCCAGCCAAATCGGTTTTGCCATTACTCGTTTAGAACTCTTAGAACAGCAAAAGTTGGCTGAGATCCGCGAGAAGTCAGCCAAAGAGGCAATGCAGACTAGAGCCTTGAGTCTGTTGCAGGAAGTAGATGATGTTTCCCAAGGAAATTTAACCGTTCGCGCTAGGGTGACAGAGGATGAAATCGGCACGATCGCCGATTCTTATAACTCAACCATCGAAAGTCTGCAAAAATTGGTCAATCAGACTAAAGCAGCAGCAACGGAAGTACAGCTTAATACCTCCGCTAATGATTTAGCAGTACAGTCTTTAGCCCAGGAAACTATTGCTCAAGCCAGCTCAATTTCTCAGATGCTTAAGCAGGTAAGGGGGATGGAAACCTCAATTAGTCTAGTGGCAAATCAGGCGCATCAGGCAGAAGCATTCGTCCAGCAGGCAGCCACTACAATTGCCCGCGAAGATCGAGCTATAAGTCTTACTGTTGCCGAAATCAAAGCGGTGCAGCAAACCGTGACTCAAACTGCAACTAAAGCAGAAAAACTGGGGGAGTCTTCCCAAGAAATTTCTCAGGTGGTCAACCTAATTGGTCGCTTTGCAGCTCAAACCCATCTTTTGGCTCTTAAAGCTTCGATTGAAGCAGCACGGGCAGGAGAGGAGGGCAAAGGCTTTGCAGTAATTGCTGATGAGGTCAGATCTTTGGCTACCGCCTCGGCAGAAGCAACAGCAGAAATTGAAACTTTGGTCAGTAAGATTCAACTAGAAACTGCTGAGGTGGTCAAAGCCATGCATCGGGGAGCAGCACAAATTGCCTCGGGACATGAACTGGTACAGCAAACTCGTCACAGTCTAAGCCAGGTAAATCAGGTAAGTAATGAAATTAGCAAGTTAGTTAGCTCGATTACCCAAGCTACTCAACAACAATCCGCCACTTCTGCCCAGGTGAGCCAAACTATTGTGGATGTTGTGGCGATCGCCGAACATAATTCTCAGTCGGCAACCCAAGTCTTTCATTCGCTGCGAGAGCTATCGGCGATCGCGACCAAACTTCAGTCTCATATTGCGAAATTTAAAACCTAATCTCTTATCTACCTATAAATT is a genomic window of Pleurocapsa minor HA4230-MV1 containing:
- a CDS encoding HAMP domain-containing protein; this translates as MNFAHNRHLEKATDYLIQDDSTSGLWWQRQSLRFKTTVLAIAIGTIPTLAVSWVAYYFAVDSLTQQTSNLSKTLVGDLQEQVNIFIGDRLVDLQVMASLDIFTNPQLSKQATRAEKSAALMRIQDASKIYDSIAVFDIQGNVIAQTKGAALNNHLDRNYVQDALKSQKAVISQPQISEGSGVLSIYGATPIKERSTGKTIGFVQARIPVKIFTKLLQNFTTEDSQYYLLNNQGIFWGSTGEYALTISSNGSSVANKSSNSEAITAQDIFLDADKLLTSNTLSTGIATNIQTNSQQLLAYAPAKTVVGLPQLNWQAIVATDTAMVYAPQRKLRLLLVLGSTIVAIGVGAIAYAWVNRLLRPILQAAQAVQKIGQGEFSTRLAIAGTDEIAQLGSDINRLAVQLTDFTQVQTRLTQHSASIKDIVLQLTRAKNWLEILDAVVQKSYQTFNAERVVYYQFDSQSAIAVAECAAQGTRIIHNSNLSSELVAEYLAQPYLPQIEVIDDLTQTKLTPAKQEYLESLEVKSCLIAPIIIDNQLNGLLMVHQSTTLFPWMNEEQEFLIQVASQIGFAITRLELLEQQKLAEIREKSAKEAMQTRALSLLQEVDDVSQGNLTVRARVTEDEIGTIADSYNSTIESLQKLVNQTKAAATEVQLNTSANDLAVQSLAQETIAQASSISQMLKQVRGMETSISLVANQAHQAEAFVQQAATTIAREDRAISLTVAEIKAVQQTVTQTATKAEKLGESSQEISQVVNLIGRFAAQTHLLALKASIEAARAGEEGKGFAVIADEVRSLATASAEATAEIETLVSKIQLETAEVVKAMHRGAAQIASGHELVQQTRHSLSQVNQVSNEISKLVSSITQATQQQSATSAQVSQTIVDVVAIAEHNSQSATQVFHSLRELSAIATKLQSHIAKFKT